The proteins below come from a single Poecilia reticulata strain Guanapo linkage group LG5, Guppy_female_1.0+MT, whole genome shotgun sequence genomic window:
- the LOC103464667 gene encoding vesicle-associated membrane protein-associated protein B/C-like: MARPEQVLLLEPQHELKFRGPFSDVVTTNLKLSNPTERNVCFKVKTTAPRRYCVRPNSGIIDAGTSINVSVMLQPFEYDPNEKSKHKFMVQSMLAPPDMTDMEGVWKEAKPEELMDSKLRCVFEMPTENEKTHDMESNKMSSSLLKSESSALPVKSLSSTLNDGEVKNFMEECKRLQMEAQRLREENKQIREDDGFRMGKSNIMSSQHASRSMKREEGLSARSVALILLFFTVGVIVGKLML; encoded by the exons GTCCGTTTTCAGACGTGGTCACCACAAATCTTAAGCTCTCCAACCCTACAGAAAGGAATGTATGTTTTAAGGTCAAGACGACAGCGCCCCGCCGGTACTGTGTGCGGCCCAACAGCGGCATCATCGATGCAGGCACCTCAATCAATGTCTCTG tcatgttgCAACCCTTTGAATACGACCCAAATGAAAAAAGTAAGCACAAGTTTATGGTCCAGTCCATGCTAGCACCTCCTGACATGACTGACATGGAGGGAGTG tggAAAGAAGCAAAGCCAGAGGAGTTGATGGACTCGAAGCTGAGATGTGTTTTTGAGATGCCAACGGAGAATGAAAAAACG CACGATATGGAGTCCAATAAGATGTCGTCGAGCTTGCTGAAGTCGGAGTCGTCTGCGCTGCCCGTGAAGTCGCTGAGCTCCACCCTGAACGACGGAGAAGTAAAAAATTTCATGGAGGAGTGCAAGAGGCTGCAGATGGAGGCTCAAAGGCTAcgggaagaaaacaaacagattagA GAAGATGATGGTTTCCGGATGGGGAAGAGCAACATCATGTCATCCCAGCATGCCTCACGCTCCATGAAGAGGGAGGAAGGCTTGAGCGCCCGCTCCGTGgccctcatcctcctcttcttcaccgTCGGCGTCATCGTGGGGAAGTTGATGTTGTAG